The sequence below is a genomic window from Coffea arabica cultivar ET-39 chromosome 8e, Coffea Arabica ET-39 HiFi, whole genome shotgun sequence.
GATAGGAATGTGATCCGACACAATGGGTCATGTATACATCTTTTGACAACTAAGATGTTATTATCCATAGGATTATTGAAGGATTAGTAGAATTGCACTTGAAAAAGGTAATAAACTCATGCCATGGCATGATAATGAAAGCAATCTTAGTAGCTAAAGAGCCCTTCATCCACCAAGTATGCTCTCAGAAATGGCAGCAGCTGGATAAATGTCAAATATCTACAGGACATGACTTTTACATCACTGGTGGGGGAGGGCTTAGAGTGCAACGCTTCACCAGCATCTACACTCACAAATCGTAGAGTTCCCTGTTCATGAACTCAGACAAACTACATCAGTCAGTTGCATCGCTATCATAGATCCGCAATAGAAACCACGATTCTTTTAAATTTACCCTATATATTGGTGTGAAGATTCAGAGAGGCAGTGAAAGAATAGGCTGTTTGCCTGGTGAAATTTGAGCTGAAATTAGATTTAAGAAGTAGAGGTTAAATAGAGATAAGGAGAGGTAAAGGgcaaaagaaaggaaggaaggaaagaTGACTACTAAGACTTCACAGGTAAGAGACTAAGAGGGGTTTCGTTCTGAAACTTTCTTGATTCAAACTCACTCTCATTTACAAAAACTAATGCAAGCTATTCAAAGAGTCTAACACAGCAACCTAAAAGCTTTCTCTTGTAAAAAAAAGCAGCCATTCAAGAGTAGAGTCTGTGGCAATTGTTGTCCACTACAATAGTAGCTATGTAGGATGACCATTGAACTCCTAACCATGGGTGTTCTTTAAAAGTCCACCCATGCCTGCCCATTGGACTTCCAATCATGCTTTACCCTTAGATTTCCACTACTAGTTTCAAGTACAGTATCATTATCAGGCAGCCAATTGCTTACCAACAAAAGTTGCAACAACAAGCTCAACAGTTGCACACTGAAAATTGGCGAATGAACCACAATCTGAATCTTAAATCAATTCCAGAGCTAAAAGATTGTGAAACTGaagttttttttccttcaatatatTGATGTCTTTCATGTCCTGTGTCACACTAGCTAAGCCGTGGCTACGATTATTTGATCTACCCTAGAGCACCATTACCTGCTTGGCATAGTATGCAGCAGCTCTTATGTCACATGGTCGGAACTAAGACGGAAACAAAATGCCCTATATACAAATCGAAAAGGATGATTTTACAAACTAATCTTATTATCCATAGTaaaaatgatatatatataaaagaataCCCAAATCTAAGCAAATTTGTCAGATACCACTGAAACAAATCAATTTGCAGGATTCAACTAGGGTGCAGGTGCAACACCAACTTCTACACTCACGAGTTGCTGCCATCCTATGCATGAACTCATACAGACTATTTCAGTAAGTGGCATAACACAGATGCATCCTGACTCACTAAACATTGTCTTGAACTACTCAATCTACCCATAGAAGTCCATTCCCAGCTTCACATATTACATAACAGCTCTTTAGTCATCATGAGCCAGCCAGGAAGAATTGTAATCCCCAAAGGTTTTTGGGCTCTTGAAGGGTGGCCTCCAAGAGTTCATGGCCACAACTGTATAAGAAAAGGAAATCCCCATCCATGTTCCTTGGAAGCCAGTAAAAGCCAGAACtcggaaaatgaaagaaactaaAGCATAAACTGCAAATTTTTCCTTCTGCAGGAGGATTGCATGAATAGCCCAAGTTATGGCAGTTAGAGATGAAGGGGGCAAAAAGggcaattttctttcttcttttttttgtgtgAAGGAATAAGGGTAAGTACTGTAAATACTTAAATAAAGAAAGACCTCTAGcattgaaataaataaaaaatagcaaACATCAAATTTAATAAAGATTAATTGCTCAACTTCAACAGCAAAAAAGGTTAAAACCacctttttttaaatttttggatgGTCAGGATGACAGCTAAGCCCCTTAAATCAGTATTGGAACAGAATTACCTGCTCAAAGTATGGTACTGCCTCCGACGCTGGCCTGTTGTTGTATGATATTATTGCATTTGCCTTCATTGAGAGACAAGTATAACCTTCATTACGTCAAAAAGTACTAAACACTGAACTATGGTGCATTTTCACACATTAAAGCTGCAAAAGCATAACTTTTTAGCTATATTTTTCTTATCTTAATTAAGTTCAATTTTGGTTAAGCACTTATGAAactttggaagaaagaaggaaccTTGGGTATATTCTCACAAAAATAACTTCCAGTAAGCACTTGTAGAAGTGCACCATTGCTGCAATTATAGTTAAACCAAATAACGTCAAAGATAGTAACGTGAAAAGAATGAAATTAAAGTTAGATAAATTAGATAGCATTTTAGGCATGGTTATCTATAACGAAGTCTCATCGGAATGAAACTTAGGAATACTAGCGAGGTTTTTAACCTTGAAGTATTCTTCATCACCCTCACCATTTCAAAGTAAACGTTCCCAGCATTTTGTCAATTCAATCAGTCACAAGTTCCTCCAATCTATCCAAGCTTAACTCGATCATCTTACGTTCAAAAAACAATTCATTGGACAACTATCCCATGTTCAGCTCCAAAACAGCTTTACTGAACCTCTGCTATGATAAAATGAATGTTGCTATGAAGGTTAGCAGCTCCAATACACATTGATGTAAAGATTCCTCAAGAAAAAAAGAGGACATGCCTAACATCCTCGGGACAAAGTATATCATTGAACATACAAACTAACATTAGACAACACAATTAAGGCTTTATGAAGTTTAATTTGTGATCATTAATGCTCAATTAACCTCCACTCACCTATGGCCAACCGAGTGAAGTGGAAGATCAACAATATCATCAGGTGAAAGGCCATATTCTGGCAATTCAGACCCCAAAATCAAATCAAAGCCAGCATGAAACCTCTCATAAATCTCCCTAGTAACTTTTTCATGATCAAACGTCACATTATATGGCACCGAGATAATGAAATAGCCTTCATTTGCCAGTTGCTCAAGCAAATAGCTGCCACcacaacaaaaacaactaatcaaaCAAAACAGATCATAAGACTCTATTAGCATTTTAGTTTACAGtagaaaaaattgaattaaCAACCCTCTGTTCTGTAGTAAACATCACCAGCGCAATGTCATCACAGTTTGAATTTCAATCAAGTAGTTTTTTGGATCCTATCAAGCAATGTCGGGGTCTGCTAACCGCTGCTAAAGAAGAATGAACGAAGTACTTTCGCCGCTACTCCTTTACTCCTCCTACCGTGGCAATTAGCCCGTAAGGATCGCAATTTCCTGCGAAGTCGGTGCCCGTAGTGATATCCTAATTCGGCTACCTCTCCCACTCATCAAGGCAGACTAAACTATTGCACAGAAAGACAAAAACAGCAAAATCGATCAAACTTGTTCGGCTGCGCACTCCCCGTCTGCCTATCTCACCGATTTATTTGCTACAGGTATTGACCCCTCCTAGAGTCCGGTCTGTTCTATGTCGGCAGACAGTGTAAAAGCACGGGATTCTTGACAAAGTGGAATTCTTGACTCCTCGGCTCAGATCCATTCTAAAACGAGATGGCACCCTTCCCAGCTTGTTTTTCCAGCGCAatgtttccttcttcttttcccgagtttaaaaaaaaaaaaaattacttcaaCCACAGGAAaaatcttccaaaaaaaaaattttaacgcTGCAAGCAAATTTATTTTAGTTTCTGTGTTTCAAGAATTAACTCAAGGATTAATCTAATATAGTGTGTTAAAACTGTAGTTGGACAAGCAAGTAGCTACATATATTAATCCagaaattaattaaaatgttCCATCCCAGAAATCTAACAGCACTTCATcaaaatagcaaaaaaaaaaaaaaaagagagagaaagaaagacatGAAAATTATCAACTATAATAGTCAAGTTTGAAACAGAGAAATTAACGACAGGCGAATATACATAAGTAAATTGTAGATTGACCTGTAAGTAACTTCAGGGACAGCTCCAACAAAAGCACCTCCCAAAAATTTAATAATGGCTTTGGGTTTTTTCCCTCTTGGAGGAGGAATGACCAAACAAGACTCAAGCCTGTTGTAAATTCTACCATTATGATTCACAAAAGAAGTGTTGTTGAAGCTATTGGGTTTAACCATTTTCATTTGGGACCTGCAAATTGTCATTTTTGAGGGTCTCGCGCAATTCTCAGTGGGGAAAACCCCTCTGGAGAGATAATTGAGAAAAGGGCTTTCTTTAAATTTGTTGATTCTTGGAAAGTTGTTGAGGATAGAAGTGGTGCTAGCCACGGCGGCCATGGCCGGCCTTCTTCACTCGGAGGTTCTAGTTGGCTGTTGGGAGGGAGGGGAAATTTGGAGCTAAAAATGTGAAGCGCGGGAGGCAGTACGTGGCATTCTAATTGCGCCTCCTTTGTGTCAGCTACATTTCCTATTTAGATTACGAGTCTCCGTTTTACTggat
It includes:
- the LOC113706697 gene encoding uncharacterized protein isoform X2, with the translated sequence MAAVASTTSILNNFPRINKFKESPFLNYLSRGVFPTENCARPSKMTICRSQMKMVKPNSFNNTSFVNHNGRIYNRLESCLVIPPPRGKKPKAIIKFLGGAFVGAVPEVTYSYLLEQLANEGYFIISVPYNVTFDHEKVTREIYERFHAGFDLILGSELPEYGLSPDDIVDLPLHSVGHSNGALLQVLTGSYFCENIPKANAIISYNNRPASEAVPYFEQLGPLVSQIFPIMEASPVYSFTRNASADAWKVLLDTFGTMIPDYDPEVAVSVNKFVDQLPAVFNQLAEGISEFRPTPSENLDCFQKSYNVQHTLLVKFNVDAIDQTDLLEETLKPRVESIGGKLQKIILNGTHITPCIQEPRWQVGDIYSPVDAVAQGLKTISLNDTRVLTRTITDWFSQLEG